GCACGATCCTGGCGCTTCCGGGGGTGCGGGACCTGCTCGAGGCGCGACACGACGCGGTGTCGATCTCGCCGCTCGTCGGGGGCGCGCCGGTGAAGGGCCCCGCCGATCGCCTGCTGCGCGCGGTCGGCGCCGAGGTCTCCTCGGCGGGCGTGGCAAAGCTGTACCGCTCGTTCTGCCGCGGAATGGTGATCGACCGGCGCGACGCGCACGAGCGAGACGCGATCCTGCGCCTGGGCCTGGACGTCCGGGTCGAGGAGACGCTCATGCGCACGCCCGAGATCGCGGCAGACCTGGCGCGAAGCGTCCTCGAGCTCGCGGGAGCGCGCTCTTGAGGGTGGCCGCGGCGGTGCCGGTGAAGGACTTCTCGCGCGCGAAGCGACGTCTGCGCTCGCGCTTCGACGACGCGTCGGTCGAGCGGATCCTGCGCGCTCTGGTCGCGGACGTGCTCGGAGCGCTTTCCGACGCCGAACGCGTCGAGCGCGTCTTCGTGCTGACCGACGACGCCGCGGTCGCCGACGCGGCGCGCGCGAGCGGCGCGGAGGTCATGCTGCGCGTGCCCGATCCCGGACTGAACGAGGCGATCGACGCGGCCGCGTCCGAGTGCGCGGCCGCAGGGTACGACGCGCTGCTGGTCTCGCTCGGCGACCTTCCGCTTCTGCGCGGCCGCGACGTAGACGAGGTGGTCGCCGCGGGCGAGCGTGCGCCGGTCGTGATCGCACCCGCCGCC
This Deltaproteobacteria bacterium DNA region includes the following protein-coding sequences:
- the cofC gene encoding 2-phospho-L-lactate guanylyltransferase, whose product is MRVAAAVPVKDFSRAKRRLRSRFDDASVERILRALVADVLGALSDAERVERVFVLTDDAAVADAARASGAEVMLRVPDPGLNEAIDAAASECAAAGYDALLVSLGDLPLLRGRDVDEVVAAGERAPVVIAPAADGGTALLLRRPPLVIPARFGPESCAAHEAAARERGVGAIVLGSLAQSARTDLDTPEDAERLATSNSAGRTAALLRELLR